A region from the Vibrio sp. SS-MA-C1-2 genome encodes:
- a CDS encoding sodium:solute symporter family protein, with protein MQFLDWVALIAFFLVMVGIGFNAYKRISGSKDFYVAGGGLPWWLAGVSHHVSGYSGVVFTGYAAIAYATGFNLYIWWALNVALACFVGAWLVVPRWARLRNALNIQSPTEYLKMRYDVKTQQVIAWLGVLLKLLDTAGKYAAIGLLLYGFAGVPIHYGIMIAGIVAMLYVTVGGLWADTMNDFFQFIVQVAAGLAMFFIIQNQLGSIGTDYFTMWDQLPIGNGDWFNDKYTPAFFICFSLVIFLSYTGGTWNLASRFIASPNGSHARKAMFLSSALYIIWPLILFAPMWAAPLLIPDLASGEQTQIYSMLTVKYLPAGFVGIVLASMFAATLSMVASDANAISSVLSRDILPLFSKKFKNENGETPLKVARIVTFTFTLVTIFIALNKDHFGGIIGLILVWFGGLIGPASIPMVLGLLPFYKHCGSKSALGSMAVGLSVFVGTKLFITDPSMALSIGGPVICSLIFFSVAAVYNRRFALRPEIEELMVKLSKDEPEATLNLAESK; from the coding sequence ATGCAGTTTCTTGATTGGGTGGCGTTAATCGCGTTTTTTCTAGTTATGGTTGGCATTGGATTCAATGCTTATAAAAGAATTAGTGGTTCAAAAGATTTTTATGTAGCGGGTGGTGGATTACCTTGGTGGTTAGCTGGTGTTTCACATCATGTATCTGGGTACTCAGGTGTTGTGTTTACTGGCTATGCAGCTATAGCTTATGCAACTGGCTTTAACCTTTATATCTGGTGGGCATTAAATGTTGCCCTAGCATGCTTTGTGGGGGCTTGGTTGGTGGTTCCACGTTGGGCTCGATTGCGTAATGCCTTAAATATACAGTCTCCTACTGAATATTTAAAAATGAGATATGATGTTAAAACTCAACAAGTTATAGCTTGGCTGGGTGTTCTGTTGAAATTGCTTGACACTGCGGGTAAGTACGCTGCAATTGGTCTGCTTCTTTATGGGTTTGCTGGTGTGCCAATTCATTACGGCATTATGATTGCTGGTATTGTTGCTATGCTTTATGTAACAGTAGGTGGCTTATGGGCTGATACGATGAATGATTTCTTCCAGTTTATCGTACAAGTTGCAGCTGGTTTAGCGATGTTCTTCATTATTCAAAACCAATTAGGGTCTATAGGTACAGACTATTTCACTATGTGGGATCAGCTACCGATTGGCAATGGTGATTGGTTTAATGATAAATATACGCCTGCTTTCTTTATTTGTTTTAGCTTAGTTATATTTTTAAGTTATACAGGTGGTACATGGAACCTAGCATCTAGATTCATAGCATCTCCAAACGGAAGTCATGCTAGAAAAGCGATGTTCCTTTCATCTGCACTTTATATTATTTGGCCTTTAATTTTATTTGCTCCAATGTGGGCGGCTCCATTATTAATTCCTGATCTTGCTAGTGGTGAGCAAACTCAGATTTATTCAATGCTGACAGTGAAATACTTACCTGCTGGATTTGTAGGTATTGTATTAGCTTCAATGTTTGCAGCAACATTATCAATGGTTGCTTCTGATGCTAATGCCATCAGTTCTGTTTTGTCACGCGATATTTTGCCTCTGTTTAGTAAGAAGTTTAAAAATGAAAATGGTGAAACTCCGTTAAAAGTCGCTCGAATTGTAACCTTTACATTTACCTTGGTTACTATATTCATTGCTTTAAATAAAGATCATTTTGGTGGCATTATTGGTTTAATCCTAGTTTGGTTTGGTGGATTGATTGGACCTGCGTCTATACCGATGGTTCTTGGGTTATTACCGTTCTATAAGCATTGTGGTTCGAAGTCTGCACTAGGTTCAATGGCTGTTGGCTTATCGGTATTTGTTGGTACTAAGTTATTTATTACAGATCCATCGATGGCACTTTCTATTGGTGGTCCAGTTATCTGTTCTCTTATCTTCTTTAGTGTCGCTGCTGTTTATAATCGTCGATTTGCTTTACGCCCTGAAATTGAAGAGTTAATGGTGAAATTAAGTAAAGATGAACCAGAAGCAACGTTAAATTTAGCTGAGAGTAAGTAG
- a CDS encoding ROK family protein, translated as MHSVSLSTQRKITLFNQIVMGFCNKKLYTRKSLTIINKYRAATVTELITDLLEKDLIKEDIKSHPSRPGRPEVCLIPNMNRLNTIYIHIDAQTIIASIVNISGLTTHTTNIEINNNKISANHLLNIINDLINDLLSLKEASLGILGINISLPGVIDKKNKIWKHSNRWPLAQEIDFKSLESKLSLPIYLVKNLQSELKSYISEYNELQNSDILYIHWGEGIGSASYINNRIYNNNRGLFGEIGQTIIDSDNNTLESKSSLKALKPDLTSILNEVPINEKICADLIKNKSLNELTCIKKAIKHLARSMANSYLILFPDTIILSGPFVQNKDILDKLKEEILEHIPSYYDSKINFIINNQGSENELKGTIHPFFEYYLLEQLTNSH; from the coding sequence GTGCATTCTGTTAGCTTATCAACACAAAGAAAAATAACTCTTTTTAATCAGATCGTTATGGGTTTTTGTAACAAAAAACTCTATACACGAAAGAGTTTAACAATAATTAATAAATATCGTGCAGCAACGGTTACGGAGTTGATTACTGACCTTTTAGAAAAGGACTTAATTAAAGAGGATATAAAATCACATCCTTCGCGACCTGGTCGTCCTGAAGTATGTTTAATTCCCAATATGAACCGACTCAATACGATATATATTCATATTGATGCTCAAACTATAATAGCATCTATTGTGAACATTTCAGGATTAACCACCCATACAACTAACATTGAAATTAATAATAACAAAATTTCAGCTAATCATTTATTAAATATAATCAATGACCTTATTAACGATTTACTTTCACTTAAAGAAGCATCATTAGGTATCTTAGGCATAAATATCTCTCTTCCCGGTGTTATAGATAAGAAAAATAAAATTTGGAAACATTCTAATCGCTGGCCATTAGCACAAGAGATCGACTTCAAATCATTGGAAAGTAAATTATCTTTACCCATTTATTTAGTAAAGAATCTTCAATCTGAATTAAAATCTTATATTTCAGAATATAATGAGCTACAAAATAGCGATATATTATATATTCATTGGGGTGAAGGCATTGGTTCTGCTAGTTATATTAATAATAGAATTTATAATAATAATCGAGGGCTTTTTGGAGAAATAGGGCAAACAATTATAGATAGTGATAACAATACACTAGAGAGTAAATCATCATTAAAAGCTTTAAAACCCGACTTAACAAGTATTCTTAATGAAGTGCCTATAAATGAGAAAATTTGTGCAGATTTAATAAAAAACAAATCACTCAATGAGCTAACATGCATTAAAAAGGCAATAAAACATCTTGCTAGATCCATGGCAAACTCATACTTAATACTATTCCCAGATACAATAATATTATCCGGTCCTTTTGTTCAGAATAAAGATATATTAGATAAACTCAAGGAAGAAATCCTAGAACATATACCAAGCTACTATGATTCAAAGATAAATTTCATCATCAATAATCAAGGTTCAGAAAATGAGTTAAAAGGGACTATTCACCCATTTTTTGAATATTATTTACTTGAACAGTTAACTAATAGTCATTAA
- a CDS encoding alkaline phosphatase D family protein has translation MIKNKQKCNKENSHLPTIICGPLLRKVTNSSITLWLVTSKELEAMVSLYYEGESIAFYTQFVSHQSIQVGQAAWVTLIQLSGEFPENIPLQYQIETSCGDLGALIPDLMYEAESRPTFIIKSDADYVLHGSCRNPHFPGKDSLVTADLKVKTQTISERPSLLMMSGDQIYADHVAGPMLDAIQQVIALLGLYDENFENSEGVQTSQQLYQDSFNFYQREKLLPTFKENSETLSNKLVPKRRAIFTSSECENHLITFGEYFAMYLLVWSPTLWQFIDLDRLEQHEFKCGDTILSEKWQQVYRQEKVIIEEFVAGLPYVRRLMAHIPTYMIFDDHDITDDWNLTAAWEYASYQNLFSRQIITNGLASYWLCQGWGNAPERFDPNFIQQAQNYITHQQIEDKKAFIDLLFRFERWHYTINTHPKIVVLDTRTRRWRSESKMSKPSGLMDWEALIEMQQELLDQDAVIIVSAAPMFGVKFIEMLQKGMTILGQPLLIDAENWMAHPGSANTLLNIFTHTKTPTNFVILSGDVHYSFAYDITLRMNKGQFNIYQITCSGFKNEFPNKLLRVCDFMDRVLYSAYSPLNILTKRKRLLIKKREPSTKNFNRLINRCAIGELYLDKKGKPERVEILTADGESVSFK, from the coding sequence ATGATTAAAAATAAACAAAAATGTAACAAAGAAAATAGTCATCTCCCGACAATCATTTGTGGTCCTTTATTGAGAAAAGTGACCAATTCATCGATCACTCTTTGGTTAGTGACAAGTAAAGAGCTTGAGGCTATGGTCTCCTTATATTATGAGGGTGAGTCGATTGCTTTTTATACTCAATTTGTAAGCCATCAATCTATTCAGGTTGGACAGGCAGCTTGGGTGACGTTGATTCAACTTAGTGGGGAATTTCCCGAGAATATACCTTTGCAATATCAAATAGAAACAAGCTGTGGCGATCTTGGTGCGTTAATTCCTGATTTAATGTATGAAGCTGAATCGCGACCCACTTTTATTATTAAATCTGATGCAGATTATGTTTTACATGGCTCTTGTCGTAATCCACACTTTCCTGGTAAAGATAGTCTCGTTACCGCTGATCTCAAAGTTAAAACTCAAACTATCTCTGAGCGTCCGTCATTATTGATGATGAGTGGCGACCAGATTTATGCTGATCATGTTGCAGGGCCAATGCTTGATGCTATTCAGCAAGTGATTGCTCTATTAGGTTTGTATGATGAAAATTTTGAGAATTCGGAAGGTGTCCAAACTAGTCAACAACTCTATCAAGACTCATTTAATTTCTATCAAAGAGAAAAGTTACTTCCCACTTTTAAAGAAAACAGTGAAACGTTAAGTAATAAATTGGTGCCTAAACGACGTGCTATTTTTACCTCTTCTGAGTGTGAGAATCATCTCATCACCTTTGGTGAATACTTTGCGATGTATTTGTTAGTTTGGTCTCCTACATTATGGCAGTTTATTGATCTTGATCGACTAGAACAGCATGAATTTAAGTGTGGAGATACGATCTTATCTGAAAAATGGCAACAGGTTTATCGTCAAGAAAAAGTGATAATTGAAGAATTTGTTGCTGGTTTACCCTATGTGCGTCGTTTAATGGCGCATATTCCAACCTATATGATTTTTGATGACCATGACATTACGGATGATTGGAATTTAACTGCGGCATGGGAGTATGCCAGTTATCAAAATCTTTTTTCAAGACAGATCATTACTAACGGTTTAGCAAGTTATTGGCTTTGCCAAGGGTGGGGGAATGCACCTGAAAGGTTTGACCCAAATTTTATTCAGCAAGCACAAAATTATATAACTCATCAACAAATAGAGGATAAGAAAGCGTTTATTGACCTATTGTTTCGTTTTGAACGCTGGCATTATACCATCAATACTCACCCTAAAATTGTGGTGTTAGATACGCGTACTCGACGTTGGCGTTCAGAGTCGAAAATGAGTAAACCGTCAGGCTTGATGGATTGGGAAGCGTTAATTGAAATGCAACAGGAGTTATTAGATCAAGATGCTGTGATTATTGTTTCTGCTGCCCCAATGTTTGGGGTGAAGTTTATTGAAATGCTTCAGAAGGGAATGACTATTTTAGGGCAACCTTTATTGATCGATGCTGAAAATTGGATGGCACATCCAGGGTCAGCTAATACGCTATTGAATATCTTCACTCATACTAAAACGCCAACTAATTTTGTCATTTTATCTGGTGATGTCCATTATTCCTTTGCTTATGACATTACGCTGAGAATGAATAAAGGACAATTTAATATCTACCAAATTACTTGCAGTGGCTTTAAAAATGAGTTTCCTAACAAGTTACTAAGAGTGTGCGATTTTATGGATAGAGTGCTTTATTCTGCCTATTCACCATTGAATATTTTAACTAAACGTAAACGTTTGTTAATTAAAAAAAGGGAGCCGAGTACCAAAAACTTTAATCGATTGATTAACCGTTGTGCAATTGGAGAACTTTATCTTGATAAAAAAGGCAAACCTGAACGCGTAGAGATTTTAACCGCGGACGGTGAAAGTGTCAGTTTTAAATAG
- a CDS encoding sigma-54-dependent Fis family transcriptional regulator — MSELMKLQPTILHFTKMLSLVLKVDIEIIDSDLVRVAGTGPYGKNFGQKLNTSSRLFRYVLDTKEEKVVIKPRIDALCTDCKDQGCCKESAFLGVPILMNERCIGVISLVAFTAKQQAHIRDNVQTFSSYVRHIAQVFVTNIIEDNKGNTPIDSLFISLIENMDQGVLVLNDNNFVQFGNQKALDILNLTSEKINSTPINITSASIDNHDLEGHQQHVIAFDDHQELVLGLFHNIQGQKLFLMAFNQPNNAVKTDLPKALKFDSVIGECQQMQAIKRLIGRIAKSPSSVLINGESGTGKEVIAKAIHINSERQDHPFIAINCAAIPEQLLESELFGYVKGAFTGASSKGKIGLIQAANSGTLFLDEIGDMSMTLQAKLLRVLEEREVMPIGANKSVPVNIRVLSATNRDFSKMIEEGNFREDLYYRLNVIPIFLPPLRERAGDIDKLLVAFLKAHSRRLNIPVPPMTSTVENILNAYKWPGNVRELSNLIEYLTNVVPEGEPIDTDLLPPYISSIEVKEKPVSNINIIKTYSQTDETLQDIEAEKIKETLLRVKNRKLAAAELGIGVATLYRKIKKYELNSIKF; from the coding sequence ATGTCAGAATTAATGAAATTACAGCCCACTATCTTACACTTCACAAAGATGTTATCTCTGGTACTTAAAGTTGATATTGAGATAATAGATTCTGATTTAGTTCGAGTCGCTGGCACCGGTCCTTATGGTAAGAATTTTGGTCAAAAACTCAATACAAGTTCACGACTATTTCGTTATGTGTTAGATACAAAAGAAGAAAAAGTCGTTATCAAACCTCGAATTGATGCATTATGTACAGATTGTAAAGATCAAGGTTGTTGTAAAGAGAGTGCCTTTTTAGGTGTACCTATCTTAATGAATGAACGTTGCATCGGCGTCATTAGTCTTGTTGCCTTCACTGCAAAACAACAAGCGCATATTAGAGATAACGTTCAAACCTTTTCTAGTTATGTCCGTCATATTGCACAAGTATTTGTAACCAATATTATTGAAGATAACAAAGGAAATACCCCTATTGACTCACTTTTTATCAGTTTAATTGAAAATATGGATCAAGGCGTTTTAGTATTAAATGATAACAACTTTGTTCAATTTGGTAATCAAAAAGCCCTAGATATCCTCAATTTAACATCGGAGAAAATCAATTCTACGCCCATTAATATCACTTCAGCTTCAATAGACAATCATGATCTTGAAGGCCACCAGCAACACGTTATTGCTTTTGATGATCATCAAGAATTAGTGCTTGGGTTATTTCATAACATTCAAGGTCAAAAGTTGTTTTTAATGGCTTTTAATCAACCCAACAATGCGGTTAAAACTGACCTGCCAAAAGCGTTAAAATTCGATTCTGTTATTGGTGAATGTCAGCAAATGCAGGCAATAAAGCGCTTAATTGGTCGAATAGCTAAGAGTCCATCAAGCGTATTGATCAATGGCGAAAGTGGAACAGGTAAAGAAGTCATTGCCAAGGCAATTCATATTAATAGTGAGCGTCAAGACCATCCATTTATTGCAATCAACTGTGCTGCCATTCCAGAGCAATTATTGGAAAGTGAATTATTTGGTTATGTTAAAGGTGCCTTTACCGGAGCATCATCTAAAGGAAAGATTGGTCTGATTCAAGCTGCAAATAGTGGCACCCTTTTTCTTGATGAGATTGGCGATATGTCAATGACGTTGCAGGCTAAATTATTGCGTGTCCTTGAAGAACGAGAAGTCATGCCTATCGGAGCAAATAAGTCAGTACCGGTTAATATTCGAGTTCTTTCGGCCACCAATAGAGATTTTTCAAAGATGATTGAGGAAGGTAACTTCCGTGAAGATCTCTATTATCGCTTAAATGTTATCCCTATTTTCTTGCCTCCTCTACGTGAGCGTGCAGGTGATATAGACAAACTCCTTGTTGCATTTTTAAAAGCGCATAGTCGACGCCTTAATATCCCAGTGCCTCCGATGACATCAACGGTCGAAAATATTCTTAATGCCTATAAATGGCCAGGTAATGTCCGAGAGTTAAGTAATTTAATTGAATACTTAACGAATGTAGTGCCTGAAGGTGAACCTATTGATACCGATCTACTTCCTCCTTATATCAGTTCTATTGAGGTAAAAGAAAAACCAGTATCAAATATTAATATCATCAAAACCTATTCACAAACAGATGAAACTTTACAAGATATTGAAGCTGAGAAAATCAAAGAGACGTTATTAAGAGTTAAAAATAGAAAGCTGGCAGCCGCTGAATTAGGGATTGGTGTTGCGACACTTTACCGAAAAATAAAAAAATACGAACTCAATAGCATTAAGTTCTAA
- the ggt gene encoding gamma-glutamyltransferase — MYLKIRNTLIVSSLLLLPQTSVLANNNATGQIADSVAPEVSSGLEEKALVHAKKWMVTAANPLASLAGADVLAKGGNAIDAMIAIQLTLGLVEPQSSGIGGGAFLVYWDADKSQLTTFDGRETAPINATPQLFLDENGQPLKFYDAVVGGRSVGTPGTVKLMWETHQKYGKTDWKQLLQPTIKLANDGFIISPRLATLISQDKDRLSRFSTTKAYFFDSNGDPKQAGTRLKNPEYAKTLQAIAKGGADAFYKGEIANNIVDTVQNQTNNKGVLSQQDFDNYQIKQRPAVCSEYQIYDVCGMGPPSSGALTVGQILSMTAKFDLKSWGALNPKSWQVISDASRLAFADRGRYMADSDYVPMPTEGLVDSGYMAQRAKLITAGKALTTVEPGTPPWQHAQRQSDDQSIELPSTSHFNVVDQFGNVISMTTTIENGFGSRLMTNGFLLNNELTDFSFKTHSNGYPIANRIEPGKRPRSSMAPTIVMKDDAPYMAIGSPGGSRIIGYVAQAIIAHTQWDMDIQQAASQPHLLNRFGTLDIEKGTNAESFVLPLQEMGIKTNIRDLNSGLHAIRITKDGLEGAADPRREGVAIGQ; from the coding sequence ATGTATTTAAAAATACGCAACACACTTATAGTTAGTTCTCTACTTTTACTCCCTCAAACGTCAGTATTGGCAAATAATAATGCCACAGGCCAGATTGCCGACTCAGTTGCACCTGAAGTCAGCAGTGGTCTTGAAGAAAAAGCGTTAGTTCATGCCAAGAAATGGATGGTCACCGCAGCAAATCCTTTAGCCTCACTAGCTGGTGCAGATGTTCTTGCTAAAGGTGGTAATGCGATTGATGCAATGATTGCTATTCAGTTGACCTTAGGACTTGTTGAACCTCAGTCGTCGGGTATTGGTGGCGGCGCATTTCTAGTGTATTGGGATGCAGATAAGAGCCAATTAACCACATTTGATGGTCGAGAAACAGCCCCGATCAATGCCACCCCCCAACTATTTTTAGATGAAAATGGTCAACCTCTAAAGTTTTATGACGCGGTTGTCGGTGGTCGTTCTGTTGGGACTCCTGGTACTGTTAAGCTCATGTGGGAAACTCATCAAAAATATGGAAAAACAGATTGGAAACAGTTACTTCAACCGACTATCAAGCTTGCTAATGATGGTTTTATAATTAGTCCGCGTCTTGCGACATTGATATCTCAAGATAAAGATCGTTTAAGCCGTTTTTCAACGACAAAAGCCTATTTCTTCGATTCAAATGGTGACCCCAAACAAGCAGGTACACGCTTAAAGAACCCAGAATACGCCAAAACACTTCAAGCCATCGCAAAAGGTGGTGCAGATGCATTTTATAAAGGTGAAATAGCCAACAATATTGTTGATACTGTACAAAACCAAACCAATAACAAGGGTGTTCTTAGTCAACAGGATTTTGATAATTATCAGATAAAACAACGTCCAGCTGTCTGCTCTGAGTACCAAATTTATGATGTTTGTGGAATGGGACCTCCCAGTTCTGGTGCATTAACGGTCGGCCAAATATTATCAATGACCGCTAAGTTCGATCTGAAATCGTGGGGCGCCTTAAATCCAAAATCTTGGCAAGTCATTTCAGATGCTTCTCGTTTAGCCTTTGCCGATCGAGGTCGTTACATGGCAGATAGTGATTATGTTCCTATGCCAACAGAAGGACTTGTCGATAGTGGCTATATGGCTCAACGAGCTAAATTAATCACTGCCGGTAAAGCATTAACAACCGTTGAACCAGGAACGCCACCTTGGCAACATGCTCAACGTCAAAGTGATGATCAATCAATCGAATTACCTTCGACCAGTCACTTTAACGTCGTTGATCAATTTGGCAATGTTATATCAATGACGACAACGATAGAGAATGGTTTCGGATCACGTTTAATGACTAACGGCTTTTTATTAAACAACGAATTGACTGATTTCTCATTTAAAACTCATAGTAATGGGTACCCAATCGCTAATCGAATCGAACCCGGGAAACGTCCAAGATCTTCGATGGCTCCAACGATTGTAATGAAAGATGATGCGCCTTATATGGCAATTGGCTCACCAGGTGGCAGTCGTATCATTGGATATGTTGCTCAAGCAATTATTGCTCATACACAGTGGGATATGGATATTCAACAAGCCGCTTCACAGCCTCACTTATTGAATCGTTTTGGTACATTAGATATCGAAAAAGGAACCAATGCGGAGTCTTTTGTCTTACCTTTACAAGAGATGGGAATCAAAACCAATATTAGAGACCTTAATTCAGGTCTACATGCGATTCGAATCACTAAAGATGGTTTAGAAGGCGCGGCTGATCCACGTAGAGAAGGTGTTGCTATCGGGCAATAA
- a CDS encoding LrgB family protein produces MMTIFITVFSFFVTIFCYYLSKWLYKKKNIVLFTPLLFAPLLLLLIIYGLNISYSHYIYDSKWLLWMLGPATIAFAVPVYENRHIVVKHWLSLSVGVFTAVVVGVGSSVLLAKLFQLPELLQRSLSVRSITTPFAIEASKLVGGKPDLTALFVVITGVIGILIGDLILSFFSIKTSIAKGAGLAGSSHGAGTAQAYKIDSEAGVVASLVMLFAGVGTISLAPLIAIIFW; encoded by the coding sequence ATCATGACAATTTTTATCACTGTATTCTCTTTTTTTGTCACTATTTTTTGTTATTACCTAAGCAAGTGGCTATACAAGAAGAAAAATATTGTTCTTTTTACCCCATTACTGTTTGCTCCATTACTCTTGCTATTAATTATATATGGTTTAAACATCAGTTATAGTCACTATATTTATGACTCAAAATGGTTACTTTGGATGTTAGGCCCTGCAACGATAGCTTTTGCGGTTCCTGTGTATGAGAATCGTCATATTGTCGTCAAACATTGGCTATCTCTTTCTGTTGGTGTTTTTACTGCTGTGGTCGTTGGTGTAGGAAGTTCGGTACTATTAGCTAAATTATTTCAATTACCAGAGCTGTTGCAACGTAGTTTGTCGGTTCGCTCGATTACAACTCCTTTTGCAATTGAGGCTTCAAAACTTGTCGGTGGAAAACCTGATTTAACGGCACTATTTGTTGTTATTACCGGCGTGATTGGGATATTAATCGGTGATTTGATTTTAAGTTTCTTTTCAATCAAAACCTCGATTGCAAAGGGGGCTGGTTTAGCAGGAAGTTCGCATGGGGCGGGTACAGCACAAGCGTATAAAATTGATTCTGAAGCAGGTGTAGTCGCAAGTTTAGTGATGCTATTTGCAGGAGTTGGCACTATTTCGTTAGCACCATTGATTGCCATCATCTTTTGGTGA
- a CDS encoding CidA/LrgA family protein: MNKVVLHTIGQVCLIGGLTIFSHFFVDAFRIPIPANVFGMLLLLLLISCRVVKVEWFKFGANWLLAEMLLFFIPAVESVMNYKDLLLTQGSKIILLLFISTSLVMVSTAIVVDQLFKVEKKLKSKKGHLDGTVKVKKNLFHLPH; encoded by the coding sequence ATGAATAAGGTCGTTTTACATACTATTGGACAAGTTTGTTTAATTGGTGGATTGACGATATTTTCACATTTTTTCGTTGATGCATTTAGAATCCCTATTCCTGCGAATGTCTTTGGCATGCTTTTATTACTGTTACTCATATCTTGTAGAGTCGTAAAAGTTGAATGGTTTAAATTTGGAGCAAACTGGTTATTGGCTGAGATGTTGCTTTTTTTTATTCCAGCGGTGGAATCGGTAATGAATTACAAAGACCTACTTTTGACTCAAGGAAGTAAAATTATTTTATTACTTTTTATTAGCACCAGTTTAGTGATGGTTTCAACTGCCATCGTGGTGGATCAATTGTTCAAGGTTGAAAAAAAGTTAAAAAGTAAAAAAGGGCATTTAGACGGAACAGTTAAAGTTAAAAAAAACTTATTTCATTTACCACATTAA
- a CDS encoding LysR family transcriptional regulator — MKTILFRHASTTKTEHKMDLKSLNYFIQLVETRNFTRASELSFVSQPTISKAIKSLENEFGEKLIHKSGRQIELTSVGELVYQRAMAIQRQSDTLKQQLADLKGLNSGTLSIGIPPMVGYLFADLIFQFRQKYPNIQLKISEYGSRRIEQELKNGELDLGVSMLPLAEADYFSCYQIFSYPIRLVVPNKAHWQQSDTIMLTQLKAESFCLHNSEFALSDIIESHCLAQNFKPQVSVRSSQWDFLAAMVEKGMGITFLPEPICHKLSHHQLLFKTLSPTLNWDLGLIWGLDRYLSHSASAFLALAQQEKR; from the coding sequence ATGAAAACCATTCTATTTAGGCATGCTTCAACAACAAAAACGGAGCATAAGATGGATCTCAAATCACTAAACTATTTTATTCAATTAGTTGAAACAAGAAACTTCACTAGAGCATCAGAATTAAGCTTTGTCTCACAACCGACCATTAGTAAAGCTATTAAATCATTAGAGAATGAATTTGGTGAGAAACTAATTCATAAATCAGGCCGTCAAATCGAATTAACCTCAGTTGGTGAGTTAGTTTATCAACGTGCCATGGCTATCCAACGGCAAAGTGACACTCTTAAACAGCAATTAGCCGATTTAAAAGGACTCAATTCAGGTACATTGTCGATCGGTATTCCTCCAATGGTTGGTTACCTCTTTGCTGATTTAATTTTTCAGTTTCGACAAAAATACCCTAATATTCAGCTTAAAATTTCAGAATATGGCAGTAGAAGAATTGAACAAGAATTAAAAAATGGAGAGTTGGATTTAGGGGTTTCAATGTTACCACTCGCTGAAGCGGATTATTTTAGTTGTTACCAAATTTTTAGTTATCCTATTCGTTTAGTGGTTCCCAATAAAGCTCATTGGCAACAATCAGACACGATTATGCTGACACAATTAAAAGCTGAGTCATTCTGTCTACATAATAGCGAGTTTGCCTTAAGCGATATCATTGAATCTCACTGTTTAGCACAAAATTTCAAACCTCAAGTTAGCGTCCGCTCAAGCCAATGGGATTTTTTAGCCGCAATGGTGGAAAAAGGAATGGGGATTACTTTTCTACCTGAACCTATCTGTCATAAATTAAGCCATCATCAGCTTTTGTTTAAAACCTTATCACCAACTCTCAATTGGGATTTAGGTTTAATTTGGGGACTAGATCGTTACTTATCTCATTCAGCATCGGCATTTTTAGCTTTAGCTCAACAAGAAAAGAGATAA
- a CDS encoding sulfite exporter TauE/SafE family protein, with translation MADIWWSHTTLMAAGLIFLGAFVQTSVGFGLAIVSAPILFQISPEYVPVPVSIIGLLISILSAHKYRQNIEIGDLKMAIVGRIPGSIAGVFLLLYVSTQTLSLWLGLMVVFAVLISVLPFRLEPTKAKLSIAGFFSGFFGTSSGIGGPPMAILLQHQEANQLRGNLSAFFMFSSTISLIILYFAGLFNWHHLIITIPLIPAAWLGYRIALLTNKRLSKQKVRIAALVLCLVSGFSAIYQGLNV, from the coding sequence ATGGCTGATATATGGTGGAGCCATACCACTTTAATGGCAGCAGGATTAATTTTCCTTGGTGCTTTTGTCCAAACTTCCGTTGGTTTTGGTCTTGCTATCGTTTCAGCACCGATATTGTTTCAAATCTCGCCTGAATATGTTCCAGTGCCTGTCAGTATTATTGGTTTACTTATATCCATTCTTTCTGCTCATAAGTATCGTCAAAATATAGAGATTGGTGATTTAAAGATGGCGATTGTTGGTCGAATACCAGGTTCAATTGCGGGTGTTTTTTTACTGCTATATGTCTCAACGCAAACTCTCTCATTGTGGTTGGGCTTGATGGTAGTCTTTGCGGTACTAATTAGTGTTTTACCCTTTAGGCTTGAACCGACTAAAGCCAAACTCTCAATTGCAGGTTTCTTTTCAGGTTTCTTTGGAACCAGTAGTGGAATAGGAGGACCTCCGATGGCTATTTTATTGCAACATCAAGAAGCCAATCAATTAAGGGGGAATTTATCGGCTTTCTTTATGTTTAGCTCTACAATTTCATTAATTATTCTTTATTTTGCAGGATTATTTAATTGGCACCATTTGATCATTACAATTCCACTTATTCCTGCGGCTTGGCTAGGGTACCGTATTGCACTTTTGACGAATAAACGGCTTTCAAAGCAGAAGGTTCGAATCGCTGCTCTTGTACTTTGTTTAGTCAGTGGCTTTTCTGCAATTTATCAAGGATTAAATGTTTAA